Proteins encoded together in one Pseudochaenichthys georgianus unplaced genomic scaffold, fPseGeo1.2 scaffold_439_arrow_ctg1, whole genome shotgun sequence window:
- the LOC117442555 gene encoding transmembrane protein 238-like: protein MSTPVQLEPLMERSYEGVGRCKCSFWFAVAHDILGTFLMLVGVFGGLVVHDLFIYGGGIIIFFSLIWWVFWYSGNIEVPPEELEDDVGLIKLKNRGLGRAVRQMSDRFSSRVRNSFRRNRPSNTEVSLSTVFESNMSSPSTSPSTYLERDTLSI from the coding sequence ATGTCTACACCTGTGCAGCTGGAGCCGCTCATGGAGAGGAGTTATGAGGGCGTGGGCCGCTGTAAATGCTCCTTCTGGTTCGCTGTGGCTCATGACATTCTGGGAACCTTCCTCATGCTGGTGGGGGTGTTCGGAGGGCTGGTCGTCCACGATCTGTTCATCTACGGCGGGGGCATCATCATCTTCTTCAGCCTCATCTGGTGGGTGTTCTGGTACTCTGGAAATATAGAAGTGCCCCCCGAGGAGCTGGAGGACGACGTGGGTTTGATCAAGCTGAAGAACCGGGGGCTGGGTCGGGCCGTGAGGCAGATGTCGGACAGATTCTCCTCCAGGGTCAGAAACTCTTTCCGGAGGAACAGACCTTCAAACACTGAGGTGTCGCTGTCCACCGTCTTTGAAAGCAACATGTCTTCTCCGTCCACATCTCCGTCTACATACCTTGAGAGGGACACATTATCaatatga